The sequence GGTCACCGAGCTGCCCCCGGGCTTCAAGGTCATGGCCTCCACACCGTCCTGCCCCATCGCCGGCATGGCCGACGAAGCACGTCGCTACTACGCCGTGCAGTTCCACCCCGAAGTCACGCACACCGTGCAAGGCCAGGCCCTGCTGAACCGCTTTGTGCTGGACATCTGTGGCACCCAGGCCGACTGGATCATGGGCGACTACATCGCAGAAGCCGTGGCCAAGATCCGCGAGCAGGTGGGTGACGAAGAGGTGATCCTGGGCCTGTCCGGCGGCGTGGATTCTTCCGTCGCTGCGGCCCTGATCCACCGCGCCATCGGCGACCAGCTGACCTGCGTGTTTGTGGACCATGGTCTGCTGCGCCTGAACGAAGGCGATGCAGTCATGGAGATGTTTGAAGGCAAGCTGCATGCCAAGGTCATCCGCGTGGATGCCTCCGAGCTGTTCCTGGGCAAGCTGGCCGGTGTGTCCGAGCCAGAAGCCAAGCGCAAGATCATCGGCGGACTGTTTGTCGATGTGTTCAAGGCCGAAGCCGCCAAACTCAAGGCCGCCACGGCCGGCAGCAAGGGTGCGACCTTCCTGGCCCAGGGCACCATTTACCCCGACGTGATCGAGTCCGGCGGTGCCAAGAGCAAAAAGGCCGTCACCATCAAGAGCCACCACAATGTGGGCGGTCTGCCCGAGCAGTTGGGCCTGAAGCTGCTGGAGCCGCTGCGTGACCTGTTCAAGGACGAGGTGCGCGAGCTGGGTGTGGCCCTGGGCCTGCCCCGTGGCATGGTCTACCGCCATCCCTTCCCTGGTCCCGGCCTGGGTGTGCGCATTCTGGGCGAGGTGAAAAAGGAATACGCCGACCTGCTGCGCCGCGCCGATGCCATCTTCATCGAAGAGTTGAACAACTGGATCGACGAGGCCAGCGGCAAGAGCTGGTATGACCTGACCAGTCAGGCCTTCACCGTCTTCCTGCCCGTCAAGAGCGTGGGCGTGATGGGCGACGGCCGCACCTACGACTACGTCGTGGCCCTACGCGCCGTGCAGACCAGCGACTTCATGACAGCCGACTGGGCCGAGCTGCCTTATGGTCTGCTGAAGAAGGTCTCCGGCCGCATCATCAACGAAGTGCGTGGCATCAACCGCGTGACCTACGACGTCTCGACCAAGCCGCCTGCAACCATTGAGTGGGAATAATTTAAAGTTTCCAGCAACGTACGGTAGCGTTCTGGAAACTGCTGATTCCCTATAAGGAATCATGGGTTGTTCGTCCAAGGACAACCCATAAAATACAACAATAGCCGTAAATTCATGCGGTACGCCTGACGGTAAAGCTGTAACATTTCGGAACGTTGCTTTCCCATACCGACACCTCCCTGTGACGGTATCAACGAAAGCCTAATCAAAATGCTTACTGACACCGAACTACGCAGCCTGCGCCCTAGAGAAAAAGCCTACAAAATCTCGGATCGTGATGGTATGTATGTCATGGTGACTACTGCTGGCACGAAGTCATTTCGCTATGACTACCGCCTCAATGGCCGACGAGAAACACTCACTATTGGTAAGTACGACGACACTGCAGGGGCTAAACACCCTAGAAGCCCAGATCAGCTTGAGTTTGGGATGACGGTATCGTTAGCTGAAGCCAGATCACTGCTGACGGTAGCGCGACGGTATGTTGAGCGTGGCCAGTCACCAGCCAAAACCAAGGCACTTACCAAGCAGGAAGCCATCAATGCTCTGACCTTCGCTTCTTGGGCTGAACGCTACTTTGAGGACAAGGCAGATCCGAACAATGGTGCAAAGCTTGCGGACTCAACGCTGGCTATGCGGCGGTCTGTATACACCCGGCACTTGTTACCAGCGTTTGGCAAACTGAAGTTGGAAGAAATCACACCTGCATTGTTGATGCAGCTTTGTGAAAAAATTAAAAAGAATGGTGCTCCAGCTCCTGCTGTGCAAGTTCGTGAAATCACGTTGCTTGTGTACCGATTTGCACTATCCAAAGATAAAACGCTTCAAGTCGGCAACCCAGCAGCTGATATTAGGCCAAGCGATATTGCGAGCTTTAAGCCTCGTGATCGTGCACTAAGTCCCAATGAAATAAAAATATTTTTTGAAAGTCTAGAAAAAATTGGGACTACCCCAACCCTAAGATTAGCGATTAAATTTATTCTTTTAACTATGGTTAGAAAAGGAGAGTTTATAGATGCAACTTGGGATGAGATCGATTTTGATAATTCCGCCTGGATAATCCCCAAAGAGCGGATGAAAGCATCAAGGCCACACGTCGTTTACTTGAGTGACCAAGCACTTGATATATTGGTGAGTTTTCGGGCTTGCTTTTCAGCTTCTAAATATATTCATCCTGGAAGATACGACTCATCAGTTCCTCTGAGCAATGCAACATTAAATAGAGTAATCGATATCGCTGTCAAAAAAGCAAATGAACTTGGGAATGAATTAGAGAGCTTTACAGTGCATGACTTGCGAAGAACAGCGTCATCACTGCTGAATGAGTTTGGGTTCAACAGGGACTGGATTGAGAAGTGTTTAGCCCATGAAGAAAATAGCGTGAGAAGTACTTATAACAAGGCTGAGTATTCGCATCAAAGAAGAGTAATGCTTCAAGCTTAGGCAGATATTGTTGATTGTTTTATTTATGAGCGTCAATTGGGTGATTTGGTAAAAAATTCAAGAATAGAGGCATTAAATTTTTAAGAATAAATTTAAAATATAATGTGAGGAAATTAAATGAGGGAATTTACTCTTTCTGATTTCAATGAAAATAATAAAAGCATTCCGCCTCCAGATTGGGCGATGGAATGTATCGTCTCGATTAGATCATTGTGGGAGATCTCTGCAATGGCTGGCGATGTTGCACCAATACTTCCGGTAGTCAAGGAGAAAAAATCCATAGACAAAAAATGGAGGTCTGATTATTTTGAGCGGACTCGTGAAATGAGTAAGGTGCTGCAGTCTGATCGAAATCAATTAGGTGATTTTGTGTACTACGACCCGCACTTGGGAGTAAATTCCATAAAAACGGGGAAAAAAGAAAAAACGAAAATAGATTTAAGAAATACACAAGTCGATGTCATTAGTGCTATTGAATTTCTTTGGAATAGATACGGAAAGAGTTCTTTTCCGGAAGGGTTGGAGCTAATCCATAAAAAACAAAAGGAGCGAAGACTTTATCTTGCATCCAAGGCTGACAAAGAGAAGAAAAATTATTATTTTAGCTCTGGTGAGAATGAAGCCAAAGAATCTGCAGCCAATAGGCAAGATAAGGCCAATGCAACAAAGGAAATAAAAAGGCTGCAGGCTATGCTTTATATCATTTCATGTGCTAATCATGGCATTGATTGGAAAATTAAATCTTTAGACATGGATTTGATTTTTAATTGGCTTGACGATATAGAAGAGGTCGGGTTTGAAAAAGTTCATGGATTCGGGCAGCATGCCATTGAAAATCTTGTAGAAAAATGCTTTAAGGCATACTGGGAACTAAAAGAAAAAAAATAATGGAAGATGAGGGGGTATAAAGTGGCAGCAAAAAACGTTAAAAGACCACTAACTGGACGCATGTAGTCCCCTTGAGAACCTGAGCCAGCGGGAAGTAGAGAATTCGCAAACCAACGGAGTCTCTACATGAAGAAATCCAGATTCAGCGAAGCGCAGATAGTCAGCATCCTTAAAGAGGTTGAGATGGGGGCAAGGTTGGCGACACATGCAGAAAGCTTGGCGTGAGCGAGCCGACGTACTACAAATGGAAGAGCCAGTTCTCGGTGCGGGTTCAACCGGTCGATGCAACACATTCGTTGAACATCTCCGTTGGTGTCCTGAATCCCAGAGGCTTCCTGGGCGCTCATTCAATTTTCTCGCAATCGTATCCAACTCCTGCTACGAGTAGCAAGACACATCCATGCTCTTGGGCAGGTACTGCCGCAGCAGCCCATTGGTGTTCTCGTTGGTGCCGCGCTGCCAAGGGTTCTGTGGGTCACAGAAGTAGACCTGGATGTTTGTGTCAGTGGTGAAGCGCTTGTGGCCTGCCATCTCCGAGCCTCGGTCCCACGTCAAGAATCGGTAGAGTTCTTGCGGCAAGATGCGGGCATGCCTGGCCAACGCTGCTGCGACGGTATACGAGTCTTTGTCCGCCAGCTTGACCAGCATCACGTAGCGCGTGTGCCGCTTCACCAAGGTGGCGATCGGCTATGTGCGCCACCGAACAGCATCAGTGGCCCGGCACTGCCCGGTCCTCGATGCACACGGGCCGCTCGCTGATGGGCACTGCATCCACGATGCGGCCATGGATGGGCGTTTTCTGGGTGCAGTGGCGCGAGCGGCGCATCCTTCTGGTCCGGCGCAAGTGCGTCAGCAACTCCTTCTTCAAGGCCCCACGCGCTTGAACGAACAACGTGCGGTAGATGGCTTCGTGCGACACCTGCCAATCCTTTTCACCTGGGTATGTCCGCTTGAGCCATCCTGCGATTTGCTCAGGCGACCACTGGCTTTGCAATTGCGTGGCCACGATCTGTGCCAGTGCAGGATGCTTGATGCATGGCGATGAAGGCGTACTTCAGTCGGACTGACTGGCATCTGCTGCTGGCGAACCCATTTGTACAGGCTATGTGCGCTCACCCCCAAGCGGCGAGAGACATCGGCCACGCTGTGGCCGTGTTCCGGGATTTGCTTGGCGGCTGCAATCCTGAATTCTTCGGGGTAACGTTGACTGCTCATAAGGACTCCTATTGAAACGGAAATAGGAGGCTTTGAACTATCTACCAAACTCTGGTCGATTCAGTCTCAGAAATTCGAGGGGACTACAACAACAGCTCCATACGCAATCATCCGTGACCCGTCAACTCGACTCATCATCAGTTTTGATGGGTTAGTCATGGGTTAGAAATTCAGGGATGTCGCGCCTCCAAAATTGAACCCATCCGGATGCTGATGGGTTCGACGGGACTCATTGAACCAACTTCAATAGTTCTTTCAAGGAGGCTTAAATGGCACAACAATTTCAAGAGGCACTGATTCGCAAGTGCAAAGTTCTGGAGATGACCGGTTGGTCCAACTCGACTTTATATCTTCGGATCTCTAAGGGTGAGTTCAAACCAGGTGTCAAAGTCGGCAGCCGCATGGTCGCTTGGCCCCTGAGCGAGGTTGAGGCATACATCAAAGCGCGCATCTCTGAGCGTGACGAGCAGATCGGTGGGGCAGCATGAAGCGCAAAAAGGCTCATAGCAGCCCCACGCTGCACACTGCTGCCACAGCACAAAACCCGCAGCAGGACATTCCTTCTCCGGTGAAGCAGGATAAACGTGCCAAAGAACCGTTGAACCTCGACGAGGAGCATGCTCCGTCCCCTCTGCCTAAGGCCATCAAAGCAGTCTTTCGTGTTGTCGATGAATTCGGCAAGCGAACCGGCCACCTTGCTGTCGAGTCAGTAAACGAAGCCGCTGAAACCGTGCTGAGCCCAATTGACTTGAAGAAGATGAGCAATGGAAATTTGGAAGAGGTTACGGCGCTTGCGGTGGACGCGGACTTGAGCCCGTTCCAATCTCGAAAGGGCGGTAATGAGCTTGCTGCGCTGATCCGTCAGCCTCACCACCATCGACCCGCTTACATCGCTGACCGTGATGGTTACCATCGGGTGGACTATGGCGGCAAGGTCATCGAATTTTTCGTGTGGCGCGACAAGATCCATATGTTTGGTGAAGAGTCTCCACCTATCGCGCTGCTCGTTTCCAAGGAGGTTGCTGCCTATCCGCCTGCATCCGGAACGCAAAACGACTGGATGTCAGAAGTTGGGGTGCACGTTGTTCGTAACCCATACATGCTGATTGCCGTGCTAGCTGGCTTGGCTGCCTTGCTGAGCCAAGCATTCGCTTTGCCGAAATTGGTGCTCATGTTTGTTGGCCCCAGCAGCCAAGGCAAAACAACACTGCTGCGTGTTGGGCAGTCGCTTATCAGCTCTGGCAAGACTATTGAGACCTTTGCGGGAACCACCAAAGGTATTGAGCTCAAGTTGCGTGAACATTCGGATGCGCCAGCGTTCATGGATGAGCTTCGCCAAGCCGATGTTCCTTCCGATTTGATCAAGCTGGTTTTCGACATTGAGAACGGCGCGAATCGCAAGGTCAGCTCAGGTGCTCAGAAAGTTGTTCAGCGTGGTGCCATTCGTGCCGCGCTGGTAGCCGCCAACGAAAGCACTGTGGCCGAAATTACGTCGGGAGTACGGGTCAAGGTCAACGAGGGCATTGCGGCTCGCTTGCTCGAAGTGCACATTCAGGCCCCACATGGCACCTTCCATGTCCTGCCCGACAACATGACGGCCAAGCAGTTCGCTGAGCACATGAAACTTGCTACGTCTCGTGTGTATGGTGCAGTTTGGGACGCTTGGGTGCATAGCGTGGCTACAAATGCATCCAACATTCGCAGCTGGCTTGGAAAAAACCTTGCTCAATTTGAGGAAGAGTTGTTGGAAGGGCTACCTGTCAACAACCCGGTTACTGCTCGCCTGGTGCAGGGTATGGCTGCTTGGTGCTGCGCGGGGATGTTGGCGCGGCGCTTCGGATTGCTGGACATTGATCGCAAAGCCATCATTTCGGCAGTTCGGCTGGTGCTTGAAGAGCACTTGAAACGCAACATTCATGGCAGTCACAGCGTTGCTGAGCAAGTAGTGGCAACTGTACGTGCATGTATTGACCAGAACGCGAGCAAGTTTCCTCCTCTGGCGCAGTTCCACTCACCAGAGCACTCCCGCATCTATGGGTATCGCGTTGGTCACGGCGAGGATGCGGAATTTTTGTTCTTACCTTCTGTTTTTGAGCAGCTCGTTGGTCAGAAGTATGGAACCGAAGCTGCCGCTCGCGCGCTCTCGACTGCGGGTTTTCTGAAATGCACCAAAGGTGCTGGCTATCAGTATCAGAAGCGTGTTCCCAGCATGAGCGGTGAATCAGAGCGCAAACGCTTTTATGCGGTTTTTGGCCGCATTCGATTCGTCTGAATTTGCACGTTAACGAGCTCTTGCTGTCACGTTGTCACAACGTCACAAGCATTTAGCACGACAGCGTGGCAGTACGCATCAACCAATTCATGGCTGGCTGTAATACATGACATCAGCCTGCTCAAGCCCCTGGATATTACAAATGAACCTCAATAACGTAGCTCGTGGTGCAGCACCATTGACTTTGCGTGAACGTTGGATGGCGAAAGCTTGTAGTGCTGCACTTGCAGAGTTCAAGCGTATTACGACACTGGTGGACGTGGATTTCAGCCCCAACTTAGATGCCCAGTTGGAATCTAGCACCAACGTTAAAGCTAAAGTCAAAGTGTGGAAGCCGTTTCACTCATTCCTAATTGATACGGTCAAGGTCAAGGTGCGGGTACTTCACCCACCCTTGCAAGAACTTGCGCTGAACAATGCCAACGTCAAGCAGGATGGCTACAAGTTCCTCATCAAATGCCCAGATACTGGTGCGTGCGTTCAAATGTTTAGCCAAGAAAACTGCCAGGCGTTGTTGCTGGAGTTCAGCGTACCCAAATTTCTAACAGGGCAAAACATCGTAGGCCACTTGGACGTGCACGCGGGAGCTCTTGCTGCTATCAAGAAAGCATTCAAGCTCTTAGGCTTTGTTCCCTCGCCGGAGGAGCGTGCAGCTATTGGCCGCGGCCAGTACGCACTCACGCGTGTTGATGTGACAGTGCATGTTGACTGCGGATCTTCGGACTACGCTCAAGCCTTGATGATCGCGCTGCGTGAATACATCGTCAGCAACGCTGGTGATGTGAGCTTGTATGGCTTGGAAACAGGCTACATAGGTCAGGGCTCGAAACGCCGCACCCTCAAGTGGTATCGCAAGGGTATTGAGTTGAAGAAGAAGGGGCGTGCAATCCCGGCTCATGTTCATGGGTGCGAATACTTGACCAAGGTTGCTGATCGACTGGTGCGCTTTGAACTGACACTGCGTGGCAAGGAGTTGGCACGTCTCAAGTTGTCGTCACCAATGGCGTGGAACGAAGACGTAGCCAAAAAGCAGCTGTTGCCTTGGCTCTACAAGCTGAAGCAAGCGGAGGGTGTGCTGCCAGACACCAACGGTATCAATCTGCTGTCCCCAGCCATGCAAAACAAGCTTCGGCTTTGGCTTTTGGGTGATGTTCTAGCCTTTAGCCGTGGTGTTTCCAAGGATGCCTATCGCGATGCCCGTAAAAAGGTCAAAACGGCAACAGGCTTGGACATTGAGCTGGCTCGGAGCCCTACGCAGCAAGCTGCAGCATTCACAACTATTCGCCAGCTGTTTGAGCGTGGGCTGGGCTTTAAAACCTACGAGGAAAAGTGGGAGCTGTTGGTTCAGAGTGCTCACAAGCACCACGGCTAGCGGCTGTCATAGTGAATCGACCAGAGTTTTTTAGATAGTTCAAAGCCTCCTATTTCCATTCCAATAGGAGTCCTTATTAGCACTGTGTTTGCGTCTTGATTTGATGGTCATCGATTTCTCTAGGTTTGGCCTGATCTCAGGCTTTTTTACGGGAAGAAATCTCGCTTCGCCAACTGTTCAAAAAACCGGGACCACTTCTAAATTTCACCGTTCCGCAGGATGAGTAAGGAAACCCGATCGCCAGAGGTACTCGAAATAGGTGGTCAGCAACTCGCCCTTGCGCTTCTCATAGGCGATGCCGTTACGGCTCATAGCTCTCATGGCGAATTTGCTTTCATACTGGTCGATGTTGATGGCAGAGCTCAGCACGCGATGCTCCGCATCGTCCTTTCGATAGAGCGGAAGGAACTTGTAGATTGCGTTGTCCTCGGCAATTGCGTCCAGCCTGCGTTGCCATGAGGAAAACGGCATCTGCTCCATGACGTAGCCTTGTGCAGCGAGCCAGTCGATGATCTCTCTCCACGAGACGAGTTCTGCGCCGTTGAAAGCGTTGAATACTTGCCCACCTGTGCCCAAGAACTCAGGGGCCGCCATCAGGCGTGAGATGGTGTCTACTGGTGTCATGTTGATAAGACGCTCCATCATCGGAGCGGCACCTAGCTGGATACATCCCTTGATCAGCATGAAGAGCTGATTGTCCTGGTGCAACGAAACGCCTGTGACACTGTGCCCGGTAATCCGGCCCAGCCGAAAGATGTTCGCTGGGTATCCGCTTGCGTGAACACGGGCAAGAAGCCGCTCTGATGCCCACTTCGACTGAAAGTACCCCATGCTGCTTTCGAGTGGCGTGTCATCTGGGAAGTCCTCGGCCAGCAAACCCTGGGGTGTCCGGCGGGCCGCTGCCCCTAGGGTGGAGACGAAATTAAGCACCTTGGGGCGCCCCTGCAAACTTAACCGAGCGAGTTGTGCCGTGCTTTCGACGTTGGAGGTGCGGAGCTCTGAATAGGGCAAGAGATGGTTGACTTGCGCGCCAACGTGATAAATGGTATCGACCTCGTTGGCCAACATGCTTTGCGTTGCTGTTGACAGTCCCAGTGTAGGCAGCGCCAAGTCGGCCTCGACTATCACGATTCTGGGTGAAGGCTGTAGCGGTACAAGCTCGAACCGGTTAAAGCTTAGGGCGAGCTTCGATTCAAGATCGAGCTGGCGACCGCTTCGGCGCAGCAGAACGTAGATACGCCCGATGCCTGCGATTTTTGCCAGTTCGACAAGAAGGTGAGCTCCGACGAAGCCGGTGGCTCCAGTTATCAAAACTGTTCTCTCCAACGAACGCGCAGCGTTCAACTCTTCAGCAGGCATGGGAACCTTTCACATTGAAGGGGTCTGGATTTGCAACACGCGCCGGCAAAGCAACTGCGAGAAAAGCACCGGGTTCTCATGTATGAAGAAATGGCGGCCAGGTAGTCGGTCTAGCGTGAATGCCTCCGAGGTCATCGCGCGCCAGCCGTCCAGCGCCGCGAAATCCACGTCCTTGTCATCAATCCCACCGAAGACATGAATGGGAATAGAGAGTCGGATCAGAGAGGGCCATGACCACGTTTCGAGGAGTGCAAGATCACCTCGAATGGCGGGCTTGATCAGTTCGAACAGTTCCGTTGGCATGCCGAGTTCGTCGATACCATTGGCCATTAGCCGTTGATAGAGACCAGCATCGTCGGTAAGATGAAGAAGAGGTGGCCGAAAAGGCACACTGGGTGCACGGCAGCCCGAGACGATCAGCGCGCAAGGTAGAGGGCCTTCTCTGTACTCATACAGCCGGCACGCTAGCGCATAAGACATCCACCCTCCCATGCTATGGCCAAAGAACGCGAATGGCCGGTCAAGCCAGGGCCGAATCGCTTCGTCCACTTCTGTAACTAACATAGCGAAGTCCGTCGGATGCCTGTCCTGCAGCCTCGCCTGCCGACCGGGCAGCTCAATGCCGCACAGCTCGAAGTCGCCAGGCAGCGATGCCAGTACCTGGCGATAGCAGCTTGCGCCTCCTCCTGCATATGGAAAGCAGAACAGGCGCACCGCTGCACTTGGGAGGGGCCGAGGACAGACGATCATTGCGGACTTTCGGAGCGCTTGAGAAACCCTCCTACCACATAGGGAAGGATTCCGCCGCTACACAAATAGGAAAGTTCTTGCTCCGTGTCGATGCGGACGGTCACCTGAAACTCCAATGTCCGATCATCACCAATCGCCTGAACGGTGCCACTTCCCTTGACCACCATCGGGCAGTGAATGGCCAGGACTTCATCTCCACGCAAGCCGAGAGACGACAAAGACCGTCCTTCGGAGAGTTCCAGCGGAAGCACACCCATGCCGACAAGGTTGGCCCGA comes from Comamonas sp. GB3 AK4-5 and encodes:
- the guaA gene encoding glutamine-hydrolyzing GMP synthase — encoded protein: MQHDKILILDFGSQVTQLIARRVREAHVYCEVHPCDVSSDWVREFAADGKLKGVILSGSHASVYEVDDRAPDAVFELGIPVLGICYGMQTMATQLGGKVEGSNSREFGYAEVRAHGHTALLKGIEDFVTPEGHGMLKVWMSHGDKVTELPPGFKVMASTPSCPIAGMADEARRYYAVQFHPEVTHTVQGQALLNRFVLDICGTQADWIMGDYIAEAVAKIREQVGDEEVILGLSGGVDSSVAAALIHRAIGDQLTCVFVDHGLLRLNEGDAVMEMFEGKLHAKVIRVDASELFLGKLAGVSEPEAKRKIIGGLFVDVFKAEAAKLKAATAGSKGATFLAQGTIYPDVIESGGAKSKKAVTIKSHHNVGGLPEQLGLKLLEPLRDLFKDEVRELGVALGLPRGMVYRHPFPGPGLGVRILGEVKKEYADLLRRADAIFIEELNNWIDEASGKSWYDLTSQAFTVFLPVKSVGVMGDGRTYDYVVALRAVQTSDFMTADWAELPYGLLKKVSGRIINEVRGINRVTYDVSTKPPATIEWE
- a CDS encoding tyrosine-type recombinase/integrase, producing the protein MLTDTELRSLRPREKAYKISDRDGMYVMVTTAGTKSFRYDYRLNGRRETLTIGKYDDTAGAKHPRSPDQLEFGMTVSLAEARSLLTVARRYVERGQSPAKTKALTKQEAINALTFASWAERYFEDKADPNNGAKLADSTLAMRRSVYTRHLLPAFGKLKLEEITPALLMQLCEKIKKNGAPAPAVQVREITLLVYRFALSKDKTLQVGNPAADIRPSDIASFKPRDRALSPNEIKIFFESLEKIGTTPTLRLAIKFILLTMVRKGEFIDATWDEIDFDNSAWIIPKERMKASRPHVVYLSDQALDILVSFRACFSASKYIHPGRYDSSVPLSNATLNRVIDIAVKKANELGNELESFTVHDLRRTASSLLNEFGFNRDWIEKCLAHEENSVRSTYNKAEYSHQRRVMLQA
- a CDS encoding helix-turn-helix transcriptional regulator, producing MAQQFQEALIRKCKVLEMTGWSNSTLYLRISKGEFKPGVKVGSRMVAWPLSEVEAYIKARISERDEQIGGAA
- a CDS encoding DUF927 domain-containing protein, translating into MKRKKAHSSPTLHTAATAQNPQQDIPSPVKQDKRAKEPLNLDEEHAPSPLPKAIKAVFRVVDEFGKRTGHLAVESVNEAAETVLSPIDLKKMSNGNLEEVTALAVDADLSPFQSRKGGNELAALIRQPHHHRPAYIADRDGYHRVDYGGKVIEFFVWRDKIHMFGEESPPIALLVSKEVAAYPPASGTQNDWMSEVGVHVVRNPYMLIAVLAGLAALLSQAFALPKLVLMFVGPSSQGKTTLLRVGQSLISSGKTIETFAGTTKGIELKLREHSDAPAFMDELRQADVPSDLIKLVFDIENGANRKVSSGAQKVVQRGAIRAALVAANESTVAEITSGVRVKVNEGIAARLLEVHIQAPHGTFHVLPDNMTAKQFAEHMKLATSRVYGAVWDAWVHSVATNASNIRSWLGKNLAQFEEELLEGLPVNNPVTARLVQGMAAWCCAGMLARRFGLLDIDRKAIISAVRLVLEEHLKRNIHGSHSVAEQVVATVRACIDQNASKFPPLAQFHSPEHSRIYGYRVGHGEDAEFLFLPSVFEQLVGQKYGTEAAARALSTAGFLKCTKGAGYQYQKRVPSMSGESERKRFYAVFGRIRFV
- a CDS encoding phage/plasmid replication protein, II/X family, whose translation is MNLNNVARGAAPLTLRERWMAKACSAALAEFKRITTLVDVDFSPNLDAQLESSTNVKAKVKVWKPFHSFLIDTVKVKVRVLHPPLQELALNNANVKQDGYKFLIKCPDTGACVQMFSQENCQALLLEFSVPKFLTGQNIVGHLDVHAGALAAIKKAFKLLGFVPSPEERAAIGRGQYALTRVDVTVHVDCGSSDYAQALMIALREYIVSNAGDVSLYGLETGYIGQGSKRRTLKWYRKGIELKKKGRAIPAHVHGCEYLTKVADRLVRFELTLRGKELARLKLSSPMAWNEDVAKKQLLPWLYKLKQAEGVLPDTNGINLLSPAMQNKLRLWLLGDVLAFSRGVSKDAYRDARKKVKTATGLDIELARSPTQQAAAFTTIRQLFERGLGFKTYEEKWELLVQSAHKHHG
- a CDS encoding thioester reductase domain-containing protein, producing the protein MPAEELNAARSLERTVLITGATGFVGAHLLVELAKIAGIGRIYVLLRRSGRQLDLESKLALSFNRFELVPLQPSPRIVIVEADLALPTLGLSTATQSMLANEVDTIYHVGAQVNHLLPYSELRTSNVESTAQLARLSLQGRPKVLNFVSTLGAAARRTPQGLLAEDFPDDTPLESSMGYFQSKWASERLLARVHASGYPANIFRLGRITGHSVTGVSLHQDNQLFMLIKGCIQLGAAPMMERLINMTPVDTISRLMAAPEFLGTGGQVFNAFNGAELVSWREIIDWLAAQGYVMEQMPFSSWQRRLDAIAEDNAIYKFLPLYRKDDAEHRVLSSAINIDQYESKFAMRAMSRNGIAYEKRKGELLTTYFEYLWRSGFLTHPAER
- a CDS encoding thioesterase II family protein, translated to MIVCPRPLPSAAVRLFCFPYAGGGASCYRQVLASLPGDFELCGIELPGRQARLQDRHPTDFAMLVTEVDEAIRPWLDRPFAFFGHSMGGWMSYALACRLYEYREGPLPCALIVSGCRAPSVPFRPPLLHLTDDAGLYQRLMANGIDELGMPTELFELIKPAIRGDLALLETWSWPSLIRLSIPIHVFGGIDDKDVDFAALDGWRAMTSEAFTLDRLPGRHFFIHENPVLFSQLLCRRVLQIQTPSM